DNA from Dokdonella koreensis DS-123:
CCGCCGCCGGCTAGCCGACCTGGCGCCGCTGCGCCTTGGCCTCGTCGGAGCGCGCGAACTCCAGCTCGCGCAGGTAGGTCGGCTCGACGCCGGTGACGTACTGCCCGGTGAAGCACGAGGCATCGAACTCGGCCAGTTCCTCGTTGCCGTCGATGACCGCGGCGATCAGATCGTCCAGGTCCTGGTAGATCAGCCAGTCGGTACCGAGGATGTCCTGGATCTCGGCCTCGCTGCGGCCGTGGGCGACCAGTTCGGCCGCGGCCGGCATGTCGATGCCGTAGATGTTCGGGTAGCGCACCGGCGGCGCCGCCGAGGCGAAGTAGACCTTGCGCGCACCGGCCTCACGGGCCATCTGGATGATCTGCTTGGAGGTGGTGCCGCGCACGATCGAGTCGTCGACCAGCAGCACGGCCTTCTTGCGGAACTCCAGCGGGATCGGATTGAGCTTGCGGCGCACCGATTTCACGCGCTCGCCCTGGCCCGGCATGATGAACGTGCGGCCGATGTAGCGGTTCTTGACGAAGCCCTCGCGCATCGGCACGCCGAGCGCCTGCGCCAGCGAGGATGCCGCCGTGCGCGAGGTGTCGGGAATCGGGATCACCGCCTCGATGTCGTGGTCCGGGCGCAGCCGGCGGATCTTCGCGGCCAGCCGCTCGCCCATGCGCAGGCGCGCCTTGTAGACCGAGACGTCCTCCATCATCGAGTCCGGCCGCGCCATGTAGACGTACTCGAAGATGCACGGCGCATGCACGGCCGCCTCCGCGCACTGGCGCGAATGCAGCTGCCCGTCGAAGGTGATCAGCACCGCCTCGCCCGGCTCGACGTCGCGCAGCAGCCGGAAGCCGAGGATGTCGAAGGCGACCGATTCGGAGGCGACCGCGTACTCCTTGCCTTCCGGGGTATCGCGCTCGCCGAGCACCAGCGGGCGGATGCCGTTGCGGTCGCGGAAGGCGACGATGCCGCAGCCGAGCAGCAGCGTGACGACGGCATAGCCGCCGACGCAGCGCCGGTGCACGCCGGCGATCGCCTTGAAGATGTTGTCGGGCGCCAGGGTGAGCCGGTCCTGGATCTGCAGCTCGTGTGCGAAGACGTTGAGCAGGATCTCCGAGTCCGAATCGGTGTTGATGTGCCGGCGATCGTCCTCGTAGACCTCGCGGCGCAGCGTCTCGGTGTTGATCAGGTTACCGTTGTGCGCCAGCGCGATGCCGTAGGGCGAGTTGACGTACAGCGGCTGCGCTTCCGTCGAACCCTCCGCGCCGGCCGTCGGATAGCGGCAGTGGCCGATGCCGGCATGGCCGCGCAGGCCCAGCATGTGCTCGCGGTCGAACACGTCGCGGACCAGGCCCGGCCCCTTGTGCAGGCGCAGCCGCGAACCGTCCAGCGTGGCGATGCCGGCAGCGTCCTGGCCGCGATGCTGCAGGACGGTCAATCCGTCATAGAGCGAGGCCGCCACTTCCGACTTGCCTACGATGCCGATGATTCCGCACATGGGTCTATCTCGTTGAAAAGATGAAAAGACACGGCACCTGCCGCACGGACGCCGAATGCCCGCCGCAACCGCGCGGCAGGCACCGCCGGAGCGCGGCGGCGTTCACCGCTGCGGCTCGGCCGGTGGCGCGGCCGGCTCGGCGCCCGCGGGCGCGGCAGCAGGCCGTTCCGCGGGCAGCGCCAACGGCGCGGCCAATGCCGCCGCCGGCTCCAGATACGCGGCGACCTGCGCCGGAAGCCGGTCGGTGACCCAGGCCGCCGCGCTGCGGAACGTCGGCAGCAGCTGCGAGGCGCTCCACCACGGATCCCGCGTGAACGGCGTGAATCCGAGCAGCAGCACCACCAGTACCACCAGCGCGACGCCGCGCACCAGACCGAACACCATGCCCAGCAGGCGGTCGGTGCCCGACAGGCCGCTGCCGCTGACCAGCTTGCGCAACACGAATCCGACGATCGCCCCGGCGATCAGCACCGCGACGAAGCACAGCGCATAACCGAGCAGCACGCGCGCCGACGGCACCGATATGCTGTCGGAAAACCGCTCCGCAAGAGCCGGGCCGAACATCCAGGCCAGCCAGAACGCGAGCGCCCAGCAGGCCAGTGCGAAGACCTCGGCGACGAAGCCCCGCCACAGCCCGACCAGGACGGACAGCGCCAGCACCGCGAGTATCGTGTAGTCGGCCCAGTTCATCGGAATCTGCTCGCCGGCACCGGCCACCCGGGCCGCCTCGGATCGGGGACGCCGATACGCAGCGGGGCGCGCAATCCGGCGCCGCGCGTGCCGGTCACGGCTGGGTGACGACCAGCCCGTCCAGTTTGAGCTTCTCCTTGATGCGGTCACGCAAGCGCGTCGCACTGTCGCGACCGGCCTCCGGGCCGGCGCGCACGCGCCACAGGGTCTGGCCGTTGCTGCTGGTCTGGTCGACGAACGCGGCGAACTGCGCGCCGCGCAGCCGCTCGCGCAGCTTGTCGGCCTCCTCGCGGGTCTTGAACGCACCCAGCTGCACGGCCCAACCGCCGGCGCGGCCCGCCGGAACGGCCGTTGCCGGCGCATCGGCAGCCGCATCGGTGGCGTTCTCGACGATCTTGCTCGGCGCCTTGACACCGGTGGCGGCGATACGCAGCCGTGCCGCCTCGGCCGCGGCGCGATCGGCATAGGGACCGACGCGGACCCGTGTCGTCTGCTGGCCCTGGAACTGGCTGGCCTCGGTGAAGGCGAGGAAGCCGCCGCGCTTGAGGCCGGCCGCCAGGTCGCCGGCGTTCTTGGCGTTGCCGTAGTCGCCCAGATGGATGAAGTACGTGCCCGTGGCGGCTGCGCCGGGCGCAGGCGCCGTAACGGCGGGCTGCGGCTTCTCGGGCACGGCCGGTGCCGGTGCCGGTGCGGGCGTCGGCAGCGGCGTTGCCGCGGGCGGTGGGGTCTCGGTGCGCGGCGGGATGTCCACGGTCGCCAGCGCGTCCGGCGCGGGCGCCGCCGGTTGCGGCTGCGGCGCCGGCTGCCCGGCCGGCTCGACCGGCAGCACGCGCGTCTGGAACTCGCGGTCCGGTGCCGGCGGGATTTGCAGGCTCACGGTCTCCGATTCCTGCTTGGGACCGGAACCGGACAGGAACATCGGTACGAAGATGACCGCCAGCGCGATCAGTACCGCGGCGCCCAGCAGGCGCTGTTTCAGCGAAATGTCCATCGACTTCTGGAGACCGGTCGCAGGCGAACGGCGCGGATTATACCCGTGCCGGACGCAACACAGGCTCAACGCGCCGGCAGGGCCTCGCGCGCGGCGAGACGCAGGGCCGCCGCCGCGATGAAGAACGAGCCGAAAGCCAGGACCCGGTCGCCCGGCCGCGCCTCGGCGATCGCCGCCGCCAGGGCCGCATCCGGGCCGGCATGGAGCGCCGGCTGCACGAACGCGGGCTGCGAAGCCAACGCGGCGGCCGCAAGGCCGCGCGGGGTCTCGAGGTCCAGCCCGGCCAGGTGCCACCGGCTCACCAGGCCCTGCAGCGCGACCGTGACCCCGGCCACGTCCTTGTCCGCCAGCGCACCGAACACCGCGATCGTGCGCCCGGCGCACGGCACGGCGCGCAGCCATGCAGCGAGCACGGCGGCCGCCTGCGGATTGTGGGCGACGTCCACGACCAGCTCGACCGCGCCGCCGAAACGCTGCAACCGGCCGGCGGCCCGGGCGCGGACGATCCCCTCGGCCAGCGCGGCCGGATGCCAGCCCAGGCGTTCGCGCAGGGCATGCAGCGCGGCGATCGCGCCGGCGGCGTTGAGCGGCTGGCACGGCGCCGCCAGTGCCGGCCGCGGCACCGACACCGCCATGCCGCCGGCGGTCCAGCGCCAGCCGTCGCCGTCGACCTCCATCGTGAAATCGCGCCCCAGCCGGCGCAGGTCTGCCCCGGCGGCGGTGGCCGCGTCGAGCAGGCCGGCGGGCGGGTGCGCCTCGGCGACGATCGCCGGCCGGCCGGCCCGGAAGATGCCGGCCTTCTCGCGGCCGATGCTGTCGCGGTCGTTGCCGAGCCAGTCCTGGTGGTCGAGATCGATCGTCGTGACGATCGCCGCGTCGGCATCGACCAGGTTGACCGCGTCGAGGCGCCCGCCGAGCCCGACCTCGAGCACCGCCACCCCCAGCCCCGCCTCGGCGAACAGCAGCAGTGCCGCCAGCGTGCCGAACTCGAAGTACGTCAGCGCGATCGCCTCGCCGTCGCGCGAACGCGCCGCCTCGATGCGCTCGAATGCGGCGACCAGCGCCGCGTCGCTCGCTTCCTCGCCGTCGATGCGGATGCGTTCGTTGTAGCGCAGCAGATGCGGCGAGGTGTAGACGCCGGTGCGCCGGCCCGCCGCCCGCAGCATCGCGTCGAGGAAGGCGACCGTCGAGCCCTTGCCGTTGGTGCCACCGACCGTGATGACGACCGGCGCCGGCGCCGGCGCGCCGAGCCGCCCCCACACCGTGCGGATGCGGTCCAGGCCGAGCGCGATAGCGCTCGGGTGGACGCGCTGCTGGTAGTCGAGCCAGTCGTCCAGGCTGCGGCTCATGGCGATTCGGCGCTCCCTGCCTGGCGCTGCGCGTAGAAATCGGCGACGAAGGCGTCCAGTCGCGCCTCGGCGATCGCGGCGCGCAACCCCGCCATCAGCTGCTGGTAGTGATGCAGGTTGTGGATCGTCGCGAGCTGGCAGGCGAGGATCTCGCCGCACTTGTCCAGGTGGCGCAGGTACGCGCGGCTGAAGCCGGAGCGGCAGGTATAGCAGGTGCAGCCCGCCTCGATCACGCGCGCATCGCGGGCGTAGCGGGCGTTGCGGATGCGCAGGGTGCCTTCGCGCGTGAACAGGAAGCCGTTGCGCGCGTTGCGCGTGGGCATCACGCAGTCGAACATGTCCACGCCGCGGCGCACCGCCTCGACGATGTCCTCGGGCCGGCCCACGCCCATCAGGTAGCGCGGCCGGTCGTCCGGCAGGAACGGGCAGACCGTCTCGAGCATCGCATTGCGCTCATGCTCGGGCTCGCCGACCGCCAGGCCGCCGATCGCGTAGCCGTCGAAGCCGATCGCCACCAGGGCATCGGCCGAGCGCTTGCGCAGGTCCGGATAGACCGACCCCTGCACGATGCCGAACAGCGCGTGCGGGTTTTCCTGCGCATCGAACGCGCGGCGCGAGCGCAGCGCCCAGCGCAGGCTGAGCTCCATCGAATCGCGCGCGACCGGCTCGCTGGCCGGATACGGCGTGCACTCGTCGAAGATCATCACGATGTCCGAATCGAGCGCACGCTGGATGCGCATCGACTCC
Protein-coding regions in this window:
- the purF gene encoding amidophosphoribosyltransferase → MCGIIGIVGKSEVAASLYDGLTVLQHRGQDAAGIATLDGSRLRLHKGPGLVRDVFDREHMLGLRGHAGIGHCRYPTAGAEGSTEAQPLYVNSPYGIALAHNGNLINTETLRREVYEDDRRHINTDSDSEILLNVFAHELQIQDRLTLAPDNIFKAIAGVHRRCVGGYAVVTLLLGCGIVAFRDRNGIRPLVLGERDTPEGKEYAVASESVAFDILGFRLLRDVEPGEAVLITFDGQLHSRQCAEAAVHAPCIFEYVYMARPDSMMEDVSVYKARLRMGERLAAKIRRLRPDHDIEAVIPIPDTSRTAASSLAQALGVPMREGFVKNRYIGRTFIMPGQGERVKSVRRKLNPIPLEFRKKAVLLVDDSIVRGTTSKQIIQMAREAGARKVYFASAAPPVRYPNIYGIDMPAAAELVAHGRSEAEIQDILGTDWLIYQDLDDLIAAVIDGNEELAEFDASCFTGQYVTGVEPTYLRELEFARSDEAKAQRRQVG
- a CDS encoding CvpA family protein, whose amino-acid sequence is MNWADYTILAVLALSVLVGLWRGFVAEVFALACWALAFWLAWMFGPALAERFSDSISVPSARVLLGYALCFVAVLIAGAIVGFVLRKLVSGSGLSGTDRLLGMVFGLVRGVALVVLVVLLLGFTPFTRDPWWSASQLLPTFRSAAAWVTDRLPAQVAAYLEPAAALAAPLALPAERPAAAPAGAEPAAPPAEPQR
- a CDS encoding SPOR domain-containing protein: MDISLKQRLLGAAVLIALAVIFVPMFLSGSGPKQESETVSLQIPPAPDREFQTRVLPVEPAGQPAPQPQPAAPAPDALATVDIPPRTETPPPAATPLPTPAPAPAPAVPEKPQPAVTAPAPGAAATGTYFIHLGDYGNAKNAGDLAAGLKRGGFLAFTEASQFQGQQTTRVRVGPYADRAAAEAARLRIAATGVKAPSKIVENATDAAADAPATAVPAGRAGGWAVQLGAFKTREEADKLRERLRGAQFAAFVDQTSSNGQTLWRVRAGPEAGRDSATRLRDRIKEKLKLDGLVVTQP
- the folC gene encoding bifunctional tetrahydrofolate synthase/dihydrofolate synthase codes for the protein MSRSLDDWLDYQQRVHPSAIALGLDRIRTVWGRLGAPAPAPVVITVGGTNGKGSTVAFLDAMLRAAGRRTGVYTSPHLLRYNERIRIDGEEASDAALVAAFERIEAARSRDGEAIALTYFEFGTLAALLLFAEAGLGVAVLEVGLGGRLDAVNLVDADAAIVTTIDLDHQDWLGNDRDSIGREKAGIFRAGRPAIVAEAHPPAGLLDAATAAGADLRRLGRDFTMEVDGDGWRWTAGGMAVSVPRPALAAPCQPLNAAGAIAALHALRERLGWHPAALAEGIVRARAAGRLQRFGGAVELVVDVAHNPQAAAVLAAWLRAVPCAGRTIAVFGALADKDVAGVTVALQGLVSRWHLAGLDLETPRGLAAAALASQPAFVQPALHAGPDAALAAAIAEARPGDRVLAFGSFFIAAAALRLAAREALPAR
- the tgt gene encoding tRNA guanosine(34) transglycosylase Tgt, with the translated sequence MSALEFTLSARDGAARRGCLTLARGTIQTPAFMPVGTYGSVKAMTPRDIEETGAEIILGNTFHLFLRPGLDVVGDFGGLHRFIGWQRPILTDSGGFQVFSLAHKRRISEDGVTFASPVDGSKVFLSPEESMRIQRALDSDIVMIFDECTPYPASEPVARDSMELSLRWALRSRRAFDAQENPHALFGIVQGSVYPDLRKRSADALVAIGFDGYAIGGLAVGEPEHERNAMLETVCPFLPDDRPRYLMGVGRPEDIVEAVRRGVDMFDCVMPTRNARNGFLFTREGTLRIRNARYARDARVIEAGCTCYTCRSGFSRAYLRHLDKCGEILACQLATIHNLHHYQQLMAGLRAAIAEARLDAFVADFYAQRQAGSAESP